Proteins from a single region of Caloramator sp. E03:
- a CDS encoding metal-dependent hydrolase, with protein sequence MTGKTHVGIGVMSTIILSQYIPIDLTVSALGISAVASLLPDIDHPKGIINKYLLPFRSKGAKIAFYFALGIFVILINNFYFSYSYLTALGVFFVFIGVSNHRNGTTHSLTGFLCFLFTLGYIATKLKYKNFIIPFSIGYLSHLSADMFTSRGIPLFYPFVKKKIKMPLTITVGSFWGNLIEGIITIGGLIYLTWKLPIIMMRLR encoded by the coding sequence ATGACAGGAAAGACTCACGTTGGTATTGGTGTAATGTCTACAATAATTTTATCTCAGTATATACCTATAGATTTAACTGTTTCTGCTCTTGGAATAAGTGCAGTAGCTTCCCTTTTGCCAGACATTGATCATCCAAAGGGGATTATAAATAAATATTTACTTCCTTTTAGAAGCAAAGGTGCAAAGATTGCATTTTATTTTGCTCTTGGTATTTTTGTGATATTAATTAATAATTTTTATTTTTCATATAGTTATTTAACAGCTCTTGGGGTTTTTTTTGTTTTTATTGGTGTTTCAAATCATAGAAATGGTACTACTCACAGCCTTACGGGTTTTTTATGCTTTTTATTTACACTTGGATATATCGCTACAAAGCTTAAATATAAAAATTTCATTATTCCCTTTTCAATAGGATATTTGTCCCACCTATCTGCAGATATGTTTACATCAAGGGGAATACCTCTTTTTTATCCCTTTGTAAAAAAGAAGATAAAAATGCCTTTAACAATTACGGTTGGTTCATTTTGGGGTAATTTAATAGAAGGTATAATAACAATTGGTGGGCTAATTTATTTAACTTGGAAACTTCCTATTATAATGATGAGGCTAAGATAG
- the uvrA gene encoding excinuclease ABC subunit UvrA: MSLDKIIIKGAREHNLKNIDLEIPRNKLIVFTGLSGSGKSSLAFDTIYAEGQRRYVESLSAYARQFLGQMDKPDVDYIEGLSPAISIDQKTTSKNPRSTVGTVTEIYDYLRLLYARIGVPHCPKCGREIKQQSLDQIVDKVMEFGEKTKIQVLSPVVRGRKGEHTKLLENIKKNGFVRVRIDGEILDINEDIKLEKNIKHNIEVVVDRIVIKEGIEARLSDSIETALKLSEGLVIIDIVGEEEILFSENFACPECGISIGELAPRMFSFNNPYGKCPVCDGLGSLMELSPDLIIPDKKKSINEGALKPYNGFKEDSWGYSIISGLAKHYNFSLDEPVENLPEDIINILLYGNNGEKFKIEYNTEFRRGEILHTFEGIIPNLERRYKETNSDYIRSEIENYMTVRKCPKCNGARLREESLAVTVAGLPINKVCDMAVRDSLEFFKNLKLTDREYTISKQIIKEIKARLQFMVDVGLDYLTLSRAASTLSGGESQRIRLATQIGSSLVGVLYILDEPSIGLHQKDNDKLISTLKHMRDLGNTVIVVEHDEDTIREADYVVDIGPGAGSHGGKIVAHGTPEEIAACEDSITGQYLSGRKKIEIPSKRRVPNGNWINIKGARENNLKNIDVNIPLGVMTVVTGVSGSGKSTLVNEILYKGIAKKVMGTKAYPGEHDDILGIENIDKIIDIDQSPIGRTPRSNPATYTGVFDYIREIFAQTPEAKMRGYKTGRFSFNVKGGRCEACSGDGIIKIEMQFLPDVYIPCEVCKGKRYNRETLEIKYKGKNISDVLDMTVEEALEFFENIPRIKNKLQTLYDVGLSYIKLGQPSTQLSGGEAQRVKLATELSKRSTGKTLYILDEPTTGLHIEDVRRLIDILQRLVESGNTVVVIEHNLDVIKCADYIIDLGPDGGDRGGKIVVSGTPEEVANCKESYTGLYLKKILKQI, encoded by the coding sequence ATGTCTTTAGATAAAATAATTATAAAAGGAGCGAGAGAGCATAATCTAAAAAATATAGATCTTGAAATACCTCGAAATAAGCTAATTGTATTTACAGGCCTTTCGGGCTCTGGTAAATCATCCCTTGCATTTGACACTATATATGCAGAAGGTCAAAGAAGGTATGTTGAGTCTCTTTCAGCTTATGCGAGGCAGTTTTTGGGCCAAATGGATAAACCAGATGTTGATTATATAGAAGGGTTGTCACCTGCAATTTCAATAGATCAAAAAACTACAAGTAAAAATCCCCGTTCAACTGTAGGGACGGTAACGGAAATTTATGATTACTTAAGGCTTCTTTATGCAAGGATAGGAGTGCCACACTGCCCTAAATGTGGCCGTGAGATAAAGCAGCAAAGCCTTGATCAGATAGTTGATAAGGTTATGGAGTTTGGAGAAAAAACAAAAATACAAGTTTTATCTCCAGTTGTTCGTGGAAGAAAAGGAGAACATACAAAGCTTCTTGAAAATATTAAGAAGAATGGATTCGTAAGAGTAAGAATAGATGGTGAAATATTAGATATAAATGAAGACATTAAACTTGAAAAAAACATAAAGCACAATATAGAAGTTGTTGTTGATAGAATAGTTATTAAAGAAGGAATAGAAGCAAGGCTTTCTGATTCAATAGAAACAGCATTAAAGCTATCAGAGGGGCTTGTAATAATCGATATAGTAGGAGAAGAAGAGATACTTTTTAGTGAAAACTTTGCTTGCCCAGAATGTGGAATAAGCATAGGAGAACTTGCACCAAGGATGTTCTCTTTTAATAACCCTTATGGCAAATGTCCAGTATGTGATGGATTAGGATCTCTTATGGAGCTTTCTCCAGACCTTATAATACCTGACAAGAAAAAATCTATAAACGAAGGAGCTTTAAAGCCTTATAATGGCTTTAAGGAAGATTCATGGGGATACTCTATAATATCTGGTCTTGCAAAACATTATAATTTTAGCCTTGATGAACCTGTTGAAAATTTGCCTGAGGATATTATTAACATACTGCTATATGGAAATAATGGTGAGAAATTTAAAATAGAATATAATACTGAGTTTAGAAGAGGGGAGATACTTCATACCTTTGAGGGAATCATACCAAATCTGGAGAGAAGATATAAGGAAACAAATTCAGATTATATTAGAAGCGAAATTGAAAATTACATGACGGTTAGAAAGTGTCCTAAATGTAATGGTGCAAGATTAAGAGAAGAAAGCCTTGCAGTTACTGTTGCAGGGCTTCCTATTAACAAGGTATGTGATATGGCTGTAAGAGATAGCCTTGAATTTTTCAAAAACCTTAAACTTACAGATAGGGAGTATACTATTTCCAAACAGATAATTAAGGAGATTAAAGCAAGACTTCAGTTTATGGTTGATGTTGGGCTTGATTATCTTACTCTTTCAAGGGCTGCTTCAACTTTATCAGGAGGAGAATCCCAAAGGATTAGGCTTGCAACCCAGATAGGATCAAGTCTTGTTGGAGTTTTATATATACTTGATGAACCAAGCATAGGGCTTCATCAAAAAGACAATGATAAGCTAATATCAACCCTAAAGCATATGAGAGATCTTGGGAATACAGTTATAGTTGTTGAACATGATGAGGATACAATAAGAGAAGCAGACTACGTTGTAGATATTGGCCCTGGAGCAGGTTCCCATGGCGGTAAAATAGTTGCCCATGGAACACCAGAGGAAATTGCAGCCTGTGAAGATTCTATTACTGGTCAATACCTATCAGGAAGGAAGAAAATTGAGATACCCTCTAAAAGAAGAGTACCTAACGGCAATTGGATAAATATAAAAGGTGCAAGGGAAAACAATCTAAAAAATATAGATGTTAATATTCCCCTTGGGGTTATGACAGTTGTAACTGGAGTTTCTGGTTCTGGAAAAAGTACATTAGTAAATGAAATACTATATAAAGGGATTGCTAAAAAAGTTATGGGAACAAAGGCTTATCCAGGTGAGCATGATGATATACTTGGAATTGAAAACATAGATAAGATAATCGATATTGATCAATCTCCAATTGGTAGAACCCCTCGCTCAAATCCTGCAACCTATACGGGAGTTTTTGACTATATAAGAGAAATATTTGCTCAAACTCCTGAAGCAAAGATGAGAGGATATAAGACAGGGCGTTTTAGCTTTAATGTTAAAGGAGGAAGATGTGAAGCCTGCAGTGGAGATGGAATTATTAAAATAGAAATGCAGTTTTTACCAGATGTTTATATACCCTGTGAAGTATGCAAAGGAAAAAGGTACAACAGAGAAACTCTTGAGATTAAATATAAAGGAAAAAATATTTCAGATGTACTTGATATGACTGTAGAAGAAGCCCTTGAATTTTTTGAAAACATACCAAGGATTAAAAATAAACTTCAAACGCTATATGACGTAGGGCTATCATATATAAAGCTTGGTCAACCCTCAACTCAGCTATCAGGGGGAGAGGCACAGAGAGTAAAGCTTGCAACTGAACTTTCAAAAAGGAGTACTGGTAAAACACTATATATACTTGATGAGCCTACAACAGGCCTTCATATTGAAGATGTTAGAAGGCTTATTGATATACTTCAAAGGCTTGTTGAGAGTGGAAATACAGTAGTTGTAATTGAGCATAATTTAGATGTTATTAAATGTGCAGATTATATAATAGACTTAGGTCCAGATGGGGGAGATAGAGGAGGGAAAATTGTAGTATCAGGAACGCCTGAAGAAGTAGCAAATTGTAAGGAATCATATACAGGGCTATATTTAAAAAAGATACTGAAGCAGATATAA
- a CDS encoding FHA domain-containing protein, which translates to MIGYLGFVLKFVIIAIIYIILFRIIKIMYMDLKSIKTKEELKNFAFEVKDAPDSLDIRKGSVFPLHVITNIGRKDDNHIIINDPFISSKHATVFIKDGRLFIKDLNSTNGTFKNGNRINDVEELFDGDIIEIGRVIFKVIG; encoded by the coding sequence ATGATAGGGTATTTAGGTTTTGTTTTGAAGTTTGTTATAATTGCTATAATATATATTATTTTATTTAGGATAATAAAGATAATGTATATGGATCTTAAAAGTATTAAAACGAAGGAAGAATTAAAAAACTTTGCCTTTGAAGTTAAAGATGCACCTGATAGCTTAGACATAAGAAAAGGAAGTGTATTTCCATTGCATGTTATAACCAATATTGGAAGAAAAGATGATAATCATATTATAATAAACGATCCTTTTATATCTTCAAAGCATGCTACAGTTTTTATAAAGGACGGAAGATTATTTATAAAGGACTTAAATAGCACAAATGGTACATTTAAAAATGGAAATAGAATTAATGATGTAGAAGAACTTTTTGATGGTGACATAATTGAAATAGGAAGGGTCATATTTAAAGTTATAGGATAG
- the uvrB gene encoding excinuclease ABC subunit UvrB: MGEFKIKSIFKPTGDQPEAIERLAEGIIRGDRFQTLLGVTGSGKTFTMANVIERVQKPTLVIAHNKTLAAQLCNEFKEFFPDSAVEYFVSYYDYYQPEAYVPQTDTYIEKDAAINDEIDKLRHSATSALFERRDVIIVASVSCIYGLGDPFEYRNLMLSLRRGMERDRDEILRKLVDIQYERNDINFTRGTFRVRGDVVEIFPASSSDKAIRIEMFGDEIDRICEIDTLTGEILAERNHVSIFPASHYAASREKIEEAIIKIEKELDIRYRELKDQGKLLEAQRLMQRTNYDIEMLREVGYCTGIENYSRHFDGRKPGEPPYTLLDFFPKDFLLFIDESHVTLPQIRAMYGGDKSRKDNLVEYGFRLPCAYDNRPLKFEEFEKKINQCIFVSATPAEYELKHSTQIVEQIIRPTGLVDPEIIVRPIKGQIDDLISEIKSTVNNGYRVLVTTLTKKMAEDLTDYLKEVDIKVRYLHSDIDTIERMKIIRDLRLGVFDVLIGINLLREGLDIPEVALVAILDADKEGFLRSTTSLIQTIGRAARNSNSRVIMYADSVTDSMKKAIDETNRRRKIQMEYNIKNNITPKTIIKPVHDVIEATKVAEDRAEYIESVESLEKLLESLEKEMKQAAKNLEFEKAAQIRDKIIELKKHTKK, from the coding sequence ATGGGAGAGTTTAAAATAAAATCGATTTTTAAGCCAACTGGAGATCAGCCTGAGGCAATAGAAAGGCTTGCAGAGGGAATAATAAGAGGAGACAGGTTTCAAACGTTACTTGGTGTTACAGGTTCTGGTAAAACATTTACTATGGCTAATGTAATAGAGAGGGTACAAAAGCCAACCCTTGTAATAGCCCATAATAAAACTCTTGCAGCGCAGCTTTGTAATGAATTTAAAGAATTTTTCCCTGATAGTGCTGTGGAATATTTTGTAAGTTACTACGACTATTATCAGCCGGAGGCTTATGTACCTCAAACAGATACTTATATAGAAAAGGATGCAGCTATAAACGATGAGATTGATAAACTAAGACATTCTGCAACTTCTGCACTTTTTGAGAGGAGAGACGTTATAATAGTTGCTAGTGTATCTTGCATATATGGATTAGGAGATCCATTTGAGTATAGGAATCTAATGCTTTCATTAAGAAGGGGAATGGAAAGAGATAGGGACGAGATATTAAGGAAACTTGTTGATATACAATATGAAAGAAATGATATTAACTTTACAAGAGGTACCTTTAGAGTAAGAGGAGACGTTGTTGAGATATTTCCTGCTTCTTCATCAGACAAAGCTATACGAATAGAAATGTTTGGAGATGAAATCGACAGAATATGTGAAATTGATACTTTAACAGGAGAGATATTGGCAGAGAGAAATCACGTATCAATCTTTCCTGCATCTCATTATGCTGCATCAAGAGAAAAAATAGAAGAGGCAATAATAAAGATAGAAAAGGAGCTTGATATAAGATACAGGGAACTTAAAGATCAAGGCAAATTACTTGAAGCACAAAGGCTAATGCAAAGAACTAATTATGATATAGAGATGCTTCGTGAAGTTGGATATTGTACGGGGATTGAGAATTATTCGAGGCACTTTGATGGTAGAAAGCCAGGAGAGCCTCCTTATACACTACTGGACTTTTTTCCAAAGGATTTTCTTTTGTTTATAGATGAGTCCCATGTTACATTGCCTCAGATTAGGGCAATGTACGGTGGAGATAAATCAAGAAAAGATAACCTTGTTGAATATGGATTTAGGCTTCCCTGTGCTTATGATAACAGGCCTTTAAAGTTTGAAGAATTTGAGAAAAAAATAAATCAATGCATTTTTGTTAGTGCAACTCCAGCAGAATATGAATTGAAACATTCAACACAAATTGTAGAACAGATTATAAGACCAACAGGTCTTGTAGATCCTGAAATAATAGTACGTCCGATTAAGGGACAAATAGATGATTTGATTTCTGAAATTAAATCAACTGTTAACAATGGATATAGAGTACTTGTAACAACTCTTACGAAGAAGATGGCTGAAGATTTAACGGATTATTTAAAAGAAGTAGATATTAAAGTTAGATATTTACATTCTGATATTGACACTATAGAGAGAATGAAAATAATAAGAGATTTAAGGCTTGGAGTTTTTGATGTCTTAATAGGCATAAACCTATTAAGAGAAGGCCTTGATATACCAGAAGTTGCGCTTGTAGCAATACTTGATGCTGATAAGGAAGGATTTTTGCGTTCAACAACTTCCTTAATTCAAACCATAGGTAGAGCTGCAAGAAATTCTAATAGCAGGGTAATAATGTATGCAGATAGTGTTACTGATTCTATGAAAAAGGCAATTGATGAAACTAATAGAAGGCGAAAAATACAAATGGAATATAACATTAAGAACAACATAACTCCTAAAACTATAATAAAGCCTGTACATGATGTAATAGAAGCTACTAAAGTAGCAGAGGATAGGGCAGAGTATATTGAGAGTGTAGAGAGTTTAGAAAAGCTTTTAGAGTCCCTTGAAAAGGAGATGAAACAAGCAGCTAAAAACCTTGAATTTGAAAAAGCTGCACAAATAAGGGATAAGATTATTGAACTAAAAAAACATACGAAAAAGTAA
- a CDS encoding FtsW/RodA/SpoVE family cell cycle protein: protein MSEEKSIIKSICLVTMLMFILLSFSLGKIDFLPIIFGISSCILIAYSNFIIKRFFPNGDKYILILSSFITQFGLVMIYRLNSQNPVRAIKQISYFTVGIAVYIFLVIFLPEIKKFERFKNTYIVIAILLLASTLFLGREIKGSRNWIQIGSFSMQPSEIAKLFLIFYLASSIKYIKGFKDVLKLSIPVFICIGLLVIEKDLGAGLIFFGIFITMLYIGTSNFKYVLIGMLLFSVGVIASYFIFPHVRVRIDIWLDPFAYKTGKGYQICQSLFAIASGGLFGTGLGLGHPEFIPEVHNDFIFSAICEEFGLLGAIALIILYLLLIYRGLRNAVYAKDDYSRLVSVGISSMLAFQIFVVIGGVTKMIPMTGITLPFVSYGGSSMLLNFICLGILQRISENRWDVDEQ from the coding sequence ATGAGTGAGGAAAAGTCAATAATAAAAAGTATATGTCTTGTTACAATGCTCATGTTTATACTTCTTTCATTTTCCCTTGGGAAGATTGATTTTCTTCCGATAATATTTGGAATATCTTCATGTATATTAATTGCATACTCAAACTTTATTATTAAAAGGTTTTTTCCCAATGGAGATAAATATATTTTGATATTATCATCTTTTATAACTCAGTTTGGACTTGTTATGATATATAGATTAAATAGCCAAAACCCAGTAAGAGCTATTAAACAGATATCCTATTTTACAGTAGGCATAGCGGTTTATATATTTCTTGTTATATTTCTTCCTGAAATAAAAAAGTTTGAAAGATTTAAAAACACATACATAGTTATAGCAATTTTGCTTCTAGCTTCTACTTTGTTTTTAGGAAGGGAGATAAAAGGCTCAAGGAATTGGATACAAATAGGTTCCTTTAGTATGCAGCCATCAGAAATTGCTAAGCTTTTTCTAATCTTTTATCTTGCATCTTCAATAAAGTATATAAAAGGATTTAAAGATGTTTTAAAATTATCGATACCTGTATTTATATGTATTGGTCTTTTAGTTATAGAAAAGGATTTAGGAGCAGGGCTTATATTTTTTGGTATTTTCATTACTATGCTTTATATTGGTACTTCTAACTTTAAATATGTACTTATAGGTATGCTTTTATTTTCAGTTGGGGTAATAGCAAGCTATTTTATATTTCCACATGTTAGAGTCAGGATAGATATATGGCTTGATCCTTTTGCATATAAGACAGGGAAAGGATATCAAATATGCCAATCCCTTTTTGCAATAGCTTCAGGAGGGCTTTTTGGTACAGGCCTTGGGCTTGGGCATCCAGAGTTTATACCAGAGGTTCATAATGATTTTATATTTTCTGCAATATGTGAGGAATTTGGACTTTTAGGAGCTATTGCACTGATAATTTTATATCTTTTATTGATATATAGAGGTCTTAGGAATGCAGTTTATGCTAAAGATGACTATTCAAGGCTTGTGTCTGTTGGGATATCAAGTATGCTTGCTTTTCAAATATTTGTTGTAATAGGTGGCGTTACAAAGATGATACCAATGACGGGAATTACCCTTCCATTTGTAAGTTATGGGGGGAGTTCTATGCTGCTAAATTTTATATGCCTTGGTATACTTCAAAGGATATCAGAAAACAGGTGGGATGTAGATGAACAATAG
- a CDS encoding peptidoglycan D,D-transpeptidase FtsI family protein: protein MNNRKLIKNIKILLIFFCLCFFGIIMYLTYFNIYISPKIVYDVSNPRLRVEEEKILRGLILDRNGNVIAQSKRLDNGKQKRIYNYGEIYAHITGYNSIIYGKTGLELAYNDILSGKTLEYSTPISIFKGFLNSLLNKQKKGYNLYLTVDDTLQKKAYKLLGDDKGAVVAINPKSGEILSMVSKPSFDPNQIDEKFKEYNSDSTGVPFLNRAALGYYPPGSTFKIITASAALKYIDDIEGQSFNCNGKLKIGDYILKDYNKEAHGRIKLEDAFKESCNYTFGTLGMKLGYEKLKETAEGFMFNKDIPLNDEYDSIHIKEGKITTENIKSPALTAQDAIGQHGVTSNPMHMALVVSAIANDGIMMKPYIVKKISDSYNNVVYEAKPRELNKAVDKVISNKIKDYMIKVVKSGTGTNAKINGITVAGKTGTAEIEGNNQTHSWFVAFAPADNPQIALAVIVENGGVGGGRAAMIAREIIKAYLK from the coding sequence ATGAACAATAGAAAGCTTATTAAAAATATTAAAATTCTCCTTATATTTTTTTGCCTTTGTTTTTTTGGGATAATAATGTATCTTACATATTTTAATATTTATATATCCCCAAAGATAGTATATGACGTTTCAAATCCAAGGCTTAGGGTAGAGGAGGAAAAGATATTAAGAGGGCTTATACTTGATAGAAATGGGAATGTAATAGCACAAAGTAAAAGGCTTGATAATGGAAAGCAAAAAAGGATATATAACTATGGGGAAATCTATGCACATATTACAGGATATAATAGCATAATCTATGGAAAAACTGGGTTAGAGCTTGCATATAATGATATACTTTCAGGCAAAACATTAGAATATAGCACTCCAATTAGTATTTTTAAAGGTTTTTTAAATTCATTGTTAAATAAGCAGAAGAAAGGATATAACCTATATCTTACAGTAGATGATACTTTGCAAAAAAAAGCATACAAATTATTAGGTGATGACAAAGGGGCAGTGGTTGCAATAAACCCTAAAAGTGGAGAGATACTATCTATGGTGTCAAAGCCTTCATTCGATCCAAATCAAATAGATGAAAAATTTAAGGAATATAACAGCGATAGTACAGGGGTACCGTTTTTAAACAGGGCTGCTTTAGGATACTATCCTCCAGGTTCAACCTTTAAAATAATTACGGCTTCTGCAGCACTTAAATATATAGATGATATAGAAGGACAGAGTTTTAATTGTAATGGAAAACTTAAAATAGGAGATTATATATTGAAGGACTACAATAAAGAAGCCCATGGAAGGATAAAGCTTGAAGATGCTTTTAAAGAATCCTGTAACTATACTTTTGGAACTTTGGGAATGAAGCTTGGATATGAAAAATTAAAGGAAACAGCAGAAGGTTTTATGTTTAATAAAGATATTCCTCTAAACGATGAATATGATTCTATACATATAAAAGAGGGTAAAATAACAACTGAGAATATAAAAAGTCCTGCTTTGACAGCTCAGGATGCAATTGGTCAGCACGGAGTAACTTCCAATCCTATGCATATGGCTCTTGTTGTTAGTGCAATTGCAAATGATGGTATTATGATGAAGCCCTATATTGTAAAAAAGATAAGTGATAGCTATAACAATGTTGTATATGAAGCTAAGCCGAGGGAATTAAATAAGGCAGTAGATAAGGTTATTTCAAATAAAATAAAGGATTACATGATTAAAGTAGTAAAAAGTGGTACGGGGACTAATGCAAAAATAAATGGAATAACTGTTGCAGGTAAAACTGGTACAGCAGAAATAGAAGGGAACAATCAAACTCATTCATGGTTTGTTGCCTTTGCACCAGCAGATAATCCACAGATTGCTTTGGCTGTTATTGTTGAAAATGGAGGAGTTGGAGGAGGACGTGCTGCAATGATTGCAAGGGAGATAATTAAAGCATATTTAAAATAA
- a CDS encoding transposase — MPRMARQKSYDSIYHVMVKSISEVPLYKDDKDKIKYLDYMKKAQEQFEFRVYSYCLMDNHAHFIIDANGADISKIMHFVNYKYAMYFNKRYERSGHLFQDRFKSLIVKDDRYLFALTAYVHFNATDLKGYDKNPQDYRFSSLGIFLGQKTDEFELIDDKFILSMFSLKEATARAIYKDFVFKVKSIVDAQREEFKKEGTEYRSMRTILVRDLSPDKIIELISQKFNVDKLMLRIKRAKEAKEAKAILCFVLRKFCDLRCADICRILGNMGQSNVSKLCSLGRELVKEEKYKNIVNDILTQGA; from the coding sequence ATGCCAAGAATGGCAAGGCAAAAAAGCTATGACTCTATTTATCATGTTATGGTTAAAAGTATATCCGAAGTTCCCCTCTATAAAGATGATAAAGATAAGATAAAATACCTTGACTACATGAAAAAAGCCCAAGAACAGTTCGAATTTAGAGTTTATTCCTATTGCCTTATGGATAATCATGCTCATTTTATTATAGATGCAAACGGTGCAGATATCTCAAAAATAATGCACTTTGTAAACTATAAATATGCCATGTATTTTAATAAAAGGTATGAAAGAAGTGGCCATCTCTTTCAAGACAGGTTCAAAAGCTTAATCGTAAAGGATGATAGATACCTCTTTGCCTTAACAGCCTACGTTCACTTTAACGCAACAGACCTAAAAGGCTACGATAAAAATCCACAGGATTATCGCTTTTCATCTTTAGGCATATTCTTAGGGCAAAAGACAGATGAATTTGAGCTTATAGATGACAAATTTATATTATCCATGTTTAGCCTAAAGGAAGCTACAGCAAGGGCTATATACAAAGACTTTGTATTTAAAGTAAAAAGTATTGTTGATGCGCAAAGAGAAGAATTTAAGAAAGAAGGAACAGAGTATAGGAGCATGAGAACCATTCTTGTAAGGGATCTATCCCCTGATAAAATAATAGAATTAATATCACAAAAATTCAACGTAGATAAGCTAATGCTAAGGATAAAGCGGGCAAAGGAGGCAAAGGAAGCGAAGGCAATACTATGCTTTGTGTTAAGAAAGTTTTGTGATTTAAGATGTGCCGATATATGCAGGATACTTGGGAATATGGGGCAATCTAACGTTTCAAAGCTATGTTCCCTTGGGAGGGAGCTTGTAAAGGAAGAGAAATATAAAAATATAGTAAATGATATATTAACACAAGGGGCATAG